One part of the Megachile rotundata isolate GNS110a chromosome 16, iyMegRotu1, whole genome shotgun sequence genome encodes these proteins:
- the LOC100878062 gene encoding uncharacterized protein LOC100878062 isoform X6: protein MSKATDDDERRRRSLEAGREMLEKYKAERADKAQGAGHSQMGEASDEESFHNDKSIGNRESYAHEGISSRDMTQSSVSMSEGEADGDLEGLAGRVAQLEELLHGKEAIVEALNAEIDHLRAETSSPNSSQSQNSSIHNRDVISLYHIKLQEFEKAVNQRDNLIEDLTWSLQHALAVRDDLVAQLNSLNAMNISCKDNATAANNKSLQEKIDTLEQTLSDQKSTIQKLNGQLVQIQEHVQTLEMEKETQNAEINDYKLQIDNLNEQIRVGAADKNLNIAETLEQQKQYEARVDKIKQDMQHILKKFTAETNINTTRHQQEVKDLVAKHETEVVNIQEKYEERLKQLKEENKLLADRLNKELPDLETRHAKELSIFQTQLAHYKKTVEALKLELVNRSESQKTAHAELNEYKSKLNELKVHSEKAMHLQNLDHQKEKEMLGEQIKLHKLQLEEMTSKYIATTAILESKESIERSLEQALTNAATLKEENESLKFKLDDLSSRYSAAQSLIENSQAHERTLSNRIYDLEKSLSRLSGINMSTLSELNQTTYQTFDEVALQYQLTKQKFEEKAELEKLLVQRIENLEKDVCKTREELDQANLVKKSYEKQLKDMKNTCDKYKSELNSLKNESNDQSSSQVDEENKLSSQKHNVADLLRKTEEDQQEIKKLKAVLEQKETELTESMKKMCDLSEKLKRSEEETEQLKNGLATAWAQCAEVEEKLNQTLALNDSKLDISVPSSSYSSALMKQFKLGRGPNDSANTSHDQSTDTNKISYEKDAQTDNARTISLQAKLTAASEENERLLKELEYLMEKQVNYEEIKNKLKHFSTLSENLSIERERLTEENKALKKKLENVQSLQESVNQLRAEKELLRKEMDALVCVHDEQINAIKAETASEIRKVQSLMLGLKEGTAELNDLKTELEMRHAKEMEELRTYFEQKCLLMEKQYSEEIFSQQSKKMSDNDSEIADLTDGLYYGGAGDCLNISNISGKSSRLGSPIADDNSRQNSNTFNNHSKNELEYKINMKALQQELQNKIIEVQEMKLHYEKALEDQKTMYERELYDIKEKERHDFLRNVVNQHCQTEWDAGALENGELTQLRAAYDHQLEEQIALAKMDIITALQEQIQALLAVDSDSEDNWSPELLKLRDKLTNNAKREVQQLKDAHAAEVQRLKEEHSRNLARMIDRHQEELHKVKSEGAWNDGGRRDPDRNSLIDNKILAERNSLTKTCATLKSLIEELIKYFVICEEEVNNTLITEVLKRQLSDSLNNDKSLKLDEIEGSKRSSESDTLNSSEMKIHRVHFAPQTTEIVSIINSNTDILPTILEEDEDITEKLKQGLSNCVRRLKSESAEILGTSLSTGEGRRNSLSKEVVWMNKANEELNMKLRHAEALIMGYQEEAEQLKVTILELQRKLINAENKKEIITEGYGENDEIGSDIILEDFSQLQEKARHALSNGGEDCSELLQLIEGLCRYNDKLMEDARKEREDLQRQIDAADKQLKATRKFLDEQASESEAERDEAAKQIHLLQEQLKEKEREKERDLRISSEVEVLESQMREMSSMMSDTEAKKTETESELKAAIDKIWVLRDIITDLEQQLQIKTEKEESLQMQINQLETVIAAQTKNQHELVQELDAVKMGSESKRLNEHISQLEEELRKHKLSSEQFKVNSAALKQMKTELRDMQNQLEKRIKDLESVHMCSSNLSLSQPSEDVSIREQIDASRCPTPDDPNSPPMLPLDQLLKLKDKMLKHARVEEVVFKRIKDLEMQVAALKNQNEELQAEQEILQQTASEQLFQIEAMRGRLEQHKQSAPFAQRQATSRLELQLHEANAKFQSLERTIAEKDLELEDVRSQLDRVNQLLQEKEAEIANVVQVESTTIQKLRQHLEILEDEKKILQTKVGVQEHAQLELPRLIDSMLADKNEEIDHLKEQLSKKEKQLEMYSSLNLDETQLRELARQTEAKNSARTLSDILSIHSECEETIEAIRGSNAIQTLPNISTFKVPTPAVASKIVDDSVPLMNSTKMDVHVPPLDLGSHSSSAASNQQSGMIDLLHSGLGSRISSSDNNFSTEKTEEITRTQESRKECTGTKSRLQDTSMKYTQTSINETLKEVQDLENQVQTIREELQMKSAILDKRETDLVTLQKLYDELQVEFKEVVETLTRDKCFYQNQYELLQVSEEKIKKDLQEVENVLKLRTEELQEHKNKMQVNEKIIMELNLENTKLKKDIEEKDQEQTKKYTMLWQEKMEELQNFRAAILEKDITIETIQTRNIEIENENKQLYEFKTKYQLTKQELLECQNEIQRLTEGLNNRDQVIRRLEEMARRTSYSGTSSPSNEKDQEIHHLQEYLKEKDKVIRQMSDDSKSLHKALETIQNKMKESGNVIELRKKLKDERKLNAELRNMAEKLSKELFDLKSAAQRSQDDTDIEDMVQRELNLSAHLDRQIMNAIESDSDDKVVRLERQDQYQDYQDGRLMDLKMKLSQAHKINEELKKLKDDLEIERGMLKCQIAEYEGRIFQLKSDLVEESKKLEKVEEELSSEKNLVRTLKIQIEKEHRAMQSGHIQDSELIEFLQNKLKTSLDNEAKLRNDLSSLRQEHKSLEIQLSLMKDHMESQKTDGLPKLGDLLETERKKYLTLMENFEKEKRDTAELKDTLKKLQMEKSRFEKQLEVEVEEKEKLISSLALIEGIKDHLQTDVRRTKEELRAREEECDWLQKNIKTMLDADSRRQEQRTSEHNELKALRREINNTRKVMMDLEADMKQSKRELTESLQREMKLAEALENLKGRETDLLKKLSAAKEEEKKLKETILELQLDLRTSTRAELEAASELKSRFMNDKNVPAKYIQEIQELREINAKYINENGVYQEKLTKAREEKEQLNKRLEYFFGKYIRAESKRNALRYQKRYLLIIIGGYQLSEENTLSVLAQLTREQRSYAVKNYNKKTPKVRFKSAVLVFISIHRMKRLILRWSIGKRIGVKTLLHNPDQAFVSVPKVATNHSPPVRERRTTNGDSGFDGFALEQYYQRLKNIQQTLGLAMAESGSRPIIPE from the exons atgaGTAAAGCAACGGATGATGATGAGCGTAGAAGACGCTCCTTGGAGGCGGGTAGAGAAATG CTAGAAAAGTACAAAGCGGAAAGGGCTGATAAGGCTCAAGGTGCGGGTCACAGTCAAATGGGCGAAGCATCTGATGAAGAATCTTTCCACAATGACAAATCTATCGGAAATAGGGAGTCTTAC GCACATGAAGGTATATCATCTAGAGACATGACACAAAGTAGCGTTAGCATGAGTGAAGGAGAAgcagatggggatttggaaggacTTGCAGGAAGGGTAGCCCAGTTGGAAGAGCTATTACATGGAAAGGAGGCCATAGTTGAGGCACTGAATGCAGAAATAGATCATTTAAGAGCAGAAacctcatccccaaattcttctcAAAGTCAAAATAGCAGTATACATAACAGAGATGTTATATCTTTGTACCATATAAAA TTGCAAGAGTTTGAAAAAGCAGTGAATCAACGTGATAACCTGATAGAAGATTTGACATGGTCTTTACAGCATGCACTGGCTGTAAGAGATGATCTTGTAGCCCAATTGAATTCTTTAAATGCTATGAACATATCTTGTAAAGACAATGCTACTGCTGCGAATAATAAAAGTTTGCAAGAAAAG ATTGATACTTTAGAGCAAACTTTGAGTGACCAAAAGTCAACAATACAGAAATTAAATGGTCAGTTGGTGCAAATTCAAGAGCATGTGCAGACGTTAGAAATGGAGAAAGAAACGCAAAACGCTGAAATTAACGATTACAAGTTACAAATAGATAACCTTAACGAACAGATTCGTGTCGGTGCTGctgataaaaatttaaatattgctgAAACTTTAGAGCAACAGAAACAATACGAGGCACGTGTTGATAAGATCAAACAAGACATGCAACATATATTGAAGAAGTTCACGGCcgaaacaaatataaataccACGCGTCATCAACAGGAGGTGAAAGATTTAGTTGCAAAGCACGAAACGGAAGTAGTGAACATTCAAGAAAAGTACGAAGAACGTTTGAAACAATTAAAGgaggaaaataaattattggcTGATCGTTTGAATAAGGAATTGCCAGATCTAGAGACCAGGCATGCTAAAGaactttcaatatttcaaacacAATTGGCTCATTACAAAAAGACAGTCGAGGCCCTAAAGCTTGAACTAGTGAATCGTTCTGAGTCTCAAAAAACTGCGCACGCTGAGCTAAATGAATATAAATCAAAACTGAACGAGCTGAAGGTACATTCTGAGAAGGCTATGCATCTGCAAAACCTGGATCatcaaaaagaaaaagagatgcTAGGTGAACAGATTAAATTGCACAAATTACAGCTGGAAGAGATGACCTCAAAGTACATTGCTACGACCGCGATCTTGGAGTCGAAAGAGAGTATCGAACGTTCGTTGGAGCAAGCGCTGACGAATGCCGCTACGCtgaaagaagaaaatgaaagttTGAAGTTCAAGCTAGACGATTTGTCGTCAAGATATTCAGCGGCACAGTCGTTAATTGAAAACAGCCAAGCACACGAACGTACTCTGAGCAACAGAATCTATGACTTGGAGAAATCTCTGTCCAGACTGAGCGGCATCAACATGAGTACACTGAGTGAATTAAACCAGACCACATACCAAACTTTTGATGAAGTAGCGCTTCAATATCAGTTAACAAAGCAGAAATTTGAAGAGAAAGCTGAATTGGAAAAACTGTTAGTTcagagaattgagaatttggaaaaggaTGTTTGCAAAACCAGGGAAGAGTTAGACCAGGCGAATCTTGTTAAGAAATCGTATGAGAAACAACTGAAAGATATGAAGAATACCTGTGATAAGTATAAATCAGAACTTAATTCTTTGAAAAATGAATCAAATGATCAGAGTAGCTCGCAAGTTGACGAAGAGAACAAGTTATCTAGTCAGAAACATAACGTTGCCGATCTTCTGCGTAAAACTGAAGAGGATCAACAAGAGATTAAAAAGCTGAAAGCGGTTCTTGAACAAAAAGAAACAGAACTCACGGAATCGATGAAGAAAATGTGTGATCTATCAGAAAAGTTGAAGAGATCTGAGGAAGAGACTGAACAGTTGAAAAATGGTTTGGCCACGGCATGGGCTCAGTGCGCAGAAGTTGAAGAAAAATTGAATCAAACGTTAGCGTTGAATGATAGCAAGCTCGATATTTCTGTGCCATCGTCCAGTTACAGTAGTGCCTTGATGAAGCAATTCAAGCTAGGTAGAGGTCCAAATGATTCTGCAAATACGTCCCATGATCAGAGCACGGATACAAACAAAATCTCATATGAGAAGGATGCACAAACAGATAACGCAAGGACAATATCGTTACAGGCAAAACTAACAGCTGCTTCAGAAGAAAATGAAAGGTTGTTGAAGGAGCTGGAATACTTGATGGAAAAACAAGTCAATTACGaagagattaaaaataaattgaaacacTTTTCTACGCTCTCAGAAAATCTTTCGATCGAAAGGGAACGTCTTACTGAAGAAAATAAAGCCCTGAAGAAAAAACTGGAGAATGTACAATCGTTGCAAGAATCTGTTAATCAGTTGAGAGCAGAGAAAGAACTGTTGCGTAAAGAGATGGACGCGTTGGTCTGCGTTCACGACGAGCAAATAAACGCGATAAAAGCAGAGACAGCATCAGAAATTAGAAAAGTGCAGTCTTTGATGCTGGGCTTGAAGGAAGGCACTGCTGAATTGAATGATTTGAAAACCGAGTTGGAAATGCGTCACGCCAAAGAAATGGAAGAACTGCGAAcatattttgaacaaaaatgTTTGCTAATGGAAAAACAGTATTCTGAAGAGATATTCAGTCAACAATCGAAGAAAATGTCTGATAATGATAGTGAAATTGCTGACTTAACTGATGGCTTATATTATGGAGGTGCTGGTGACTGTCTGAACATTTCAAACATCTCTGGAAAGAGCTCCAGACTTGGTTCTCCAATAGCAGATGATAATTCAAGACAAAATAGCAACACTTTTAATAATCATAGCAAAAATGAACTTGAGTACAAGATTAACATGAAAGCTTTGCAACAAGaactgcaaaataaaataattgaagtgCAAGAAATGAAACTGCATTATGAGAAAGCATTGGAAGATCAGAAGACCATGTACGAAAGGGAACTGTatgatattaaagaaaaagagAGACATGACTTTCTACGAAACGTAGTAAATCAG CATTGTCAAACAGAATGGGATGCGGGTGCGTTGGAAAACGGTGAATTAACGCAACTGCGAGCAGCCTACGACCATCAGTTGGAAGAACAGATTGCTCTAGCTAAAATGGATATTATCACTGCTCTTCAAGAACAAATTCAG GCTCTCCTAGCAGTTGATTCGGATTCTGAAGATAACTGGTCACCAGAATTGCTGAAATTAAGAGATAAACTCACCAACAATGCAAAACGTGAAGTGCAGCAGCTCAAAGATGCCCATGCTGCAGAGGTGCAACGTTTAAAAGAAGAACATTCTCGCAATCTGGCTAGAATGATCGATCGTCATCAAGAGGAGCTCCACAAAGTTAAGTCAGAAGGTGCCTGGAACGATGGTGGAAGACGAGATCCAGACAGAAATTCACTTATAGATAACAAGATTCTCGCGGAAAG aaataGCTTGACTAAAACATGTGCCACTCTCAAGTCATTAATTGAGGAGTTgatcaaatattttgtcatttgtGAAGAGGAAGTTAACAATACGCTTATTACAGAAGTGCTCAAAAGACAATTATCTGATAGTTTAAATAATGATAAATCCTTGAAGTTAGATGAAATTGAGGGATCAAAGAGAAGTTCAGAATCCGATACTTTAAACTCTTCTGAAATGAAGATCCATAGAGTTCATTTTGCTCCACAAACTACTGAAATAGTTTCTATAATAAACAGTAATACCGATATCTTGCCAACTATACTGGAAGAAGATGAAGATATAACAGAAAAGTTGAAACAGGGATTAAGCAATTGTGTGCGTCGCTTAAAGTCTGAGAGCGCTGAAATTCTTGGCACTTCTTTATCTACCGGTGAAGGTCGACGTAATTCACTTTCAAAAGAAGTTGTATGGATGAATAAAGCGAACGAAGAGCTAAACATGAAGCTGCGTCATGCGGAAGCTTTGATCATGGGCTATCAAGAAGAAGCAGAGCAATTGAAAGTAACTATTCTGGAGCTTCAGAGGAAATTGATCAATGCggagaataaaaaagaaatcatTACGGAAGGCTATGGGGAGAATGATGAGATTGGTAGCGATATTATATTGGAGGATTTTTCACAGTTACAAGAGAAAG CGAGACATGCCTTGTCGAACGGTGGCGAAGACTGTTCAGAATTGTTGCAATTGATAGAGGGGTTATGTAGATACAATGATAAATTAATGGAAGACGCGAGAAAAGAAAGGGAAGATCTACAGCGACAG ATTGATGCAGCGGATAAACAGTTAAAAGCAACCCGCAAATTTTTGGATGAACAAGCAAGCGAAAGTGAAGCTGAACGAGACGAAGCGGCAAAGCAAATCCACCTGTTGCAGGAACAACTTAAGGAAAAggaacgagagaaagagagagacttGCGTATTTCATCCGAG gtggAGGTTCTTGAGTCCCAAATGAGGGAGATGTCCTCTATGATGTCTGATACTGAGGCAAAGAAAACTGAAACTGAAAGTGAACTGAAAGCAGCTATTGACAAAATTTGGGTGCTAAGAGACATCATTACTGATTTGGAGCAGCAGCTACAAATAAAGACTGAAAAAGAAGAATCTTTACAGATGCAAATTAATCAGTTAGAGACGGTGATTGCCGCTCAGACTAAAAACCAACATGAATTGGTGCAAGAACTGGATGCTGTTAAAATGGGCAGTGAAAGTAAACGACTCAATGAACACATCAGTCAGTTAGAG GAAGAGTTAAGAAAACATAAGTTAAGTTCAGAACAATTTAAAGTGAACTCTGCCGCATTGAAACAGATGAAAACAGAACTCCGTGATATGCAAAATCAATTGGAAAAGAGAATTAAGGACTTAGAATCTGTCCACATGTGCAGCTCTAATTTAAGTTTGAGTCAACCAAGCGAAGACGTATCTATCAGAGAACAAATAGACGCTTCGAGGTGTCCTACTCCTGATGATCCTAATTCTCCACCAATGTTGCCTCTTGATCAGCTACTCAAACTTAAAGACAAAATGTTGAAGCATGCCAGAGTCGAGGAAGTTGTATTCAAACGAATCAAAGATCTAGAAATGCAAGTTGCAGCTCTTAAGAATCAAAATGAG GAATTACAAGCAGAGCAAGAAATTTTACAGCAAACTGCTTCTGAACAGTTATTCCAGATAGAAGCAATGCGTGGTCGCTTAGAGCAGCACAAACAGAGTGCTCCGTTTGCACAGAGACAAGCCACGTCTCGTTTAGAGTTACAGCTACATGAGGCTAatgcaaaattccaatctctagAAAGAACCATTGCTGAGAAAGATTTGGAGTTGGAGGATGTAAGAAGTCAACTCGATAGAGTTAATCAGCTGCTGCAAGAGAAGGAAGCAGAAATTGCAAATGTGGTGCAAGTAGAGAGTACAACGATTCAGAAATTAAGGCAGCATTTAGAGATTCTTGAAGATGAAAAGAAAATTCTACAGACAAAGGTTGGTGTTCAAGAGCATGCTCAATTAGAGCTTCCGCGATTAATAGACAGCATGTTAGCTGATAAAAACGAAGAAATAGATCACTTGAAAGAACAGTTGTCCAAGAAGGAAAAGCAACTCGAAATGTATTCTTCACTGAATTTAGACGAGACACAGTTGCGAGAACTAGCACGTCAAACAGAAGCAAAGAACAGTGCCCGCACTTTAAGCGATATTTTGTCCATTCATTCAGAATGTGAGGAAACGATAGAGGCTATTCGTGGCTCGAACGCGATTCAAACGCTGCCTAATATTTCTACTTTCAAAGTTCCCACTCCTGCTGTTGCATCCAAAATCGTGGATGACTCCGTGCCTTTAATGAACTCCACAAAAATGGACGTGCATGTACCTCCTTTGGATCTAGGTTCTCACAGTTCATCCGCGGCATCCAATCAACAATCTGGAATGATCGATTTACTACACAGTGGCCTAGGCTCCAGAATTTCATCTTCGGATAATAATTTCTCAACGGAAAAAACTGAAGAGATTACACGGACACAGGAATCGCGCAAAGAATGTACTGGTACTAAAAGTAGATTACAAGATACGTCAATGAAATATACACAGACGTCGATTAACGAGACATTGAAAGAGGTGCAGGATTTGGAGAACCAGGTGCAGACAATAAGAGAGGAATTACAAATGAAGTCAGCGATACTGGACAAACGTGAGACAGATTTGGTAACTCTGCAGAAGCTGTACGATGAGCTGCAAGTAGAATTCAAGGAAGTGGTCGAGACGCTTACAAGAGACAAATGCTTCTATCAGAATCAGTACGAGTTATTACAAGTGTCAGAGGAAAAAATAAAGAAGGATCTGCAGGAGGTGGagaatgttttaaaattgaGGACTGAAGAACTACAAGAGCACAAGAATAAAATGCAGGTGAATGAGAAAATCATTATGGAATTAAACCTAGAGAATACCAAGCTCAAAAAAGATATAGAGGAGAAAGATCAAGAGCAGACGAAAAAGTATACTATGCTATGGCAGGAAAAGATGGAAGAGTTGCAGAATTTCAGGGCTGCCATCCTGGAAAAAGATATCACGATTGAAACTATTCAGACGCGCAACATCGAGATCGAGAATGAGAATAAACAGCTGTACGAGTTTAAGACCAAGTATCAGCTAACGAAGCAGGAATTGTTGGAATGCCAAAACGAGATTCAGAGATTGACTGAGGGCTTAAATAATAGGGACCAGGTCATTAGAAGACTGGAAGAAATGGCTAGACGTACCAGTTATTCGGGAACTTCCTCACCATCCAATGAGAAAGACCAGGAAATACATCATTTACAGGAATATCTGAAGGAAAAGGATAAAGTCATACGTCAAATGAGCGACGACAGTAAGAGCTTACACAAAGCTCTAGAAACTATACAAAACAAGATGAAGGAATCTGGAAACGTAATTGAACTGAGAAAGAAACTGAAAGACGAGCGAAAATTGAATGCGGAATTAAGGAACATGGCAGAGAAGTTAAGCAAGGAATTGTTTGACTTAAAATCAGCTGCACAAAGATCACAGGACGACACTGACATAGAAGACATGGTTCAAAGAGAGTTGAATTTATCAGCCCATTTGGACAGGCAAATTATGAATGCCATTGAAAGTGACTCAGACGACAAGGTAGTTAGATTAGAACGACAAGATCAGTACCAGGATTATCAGGATGGAAGATTAATggacttaaaaatgaaattaagtcAGGCCCATAAGATCAATGAAGAGCTAAAGAAATTGAAGGacgatttagaaattgagagagGAATGTTGAAGTGTCAAATAGCAGAATACGAAGGTAGGATTTTCCAACTGAAATCAGATCTGGTAGAAGAATCGAAGAAACTGGAGAAAGTCGAGGAAGAACTCTCCTCCGAGAAAAATCTCGTTCGTACATTGAAGATTCAAATTGAGAAGGAGCATAGGGCAATGCAGTCTGGACATATTCAGGATTCGGAACTGATCGAATTTCTTCAGAATAAGTTGAAGACGTCACTGGACAACGAGGCGAAGCTTCGCAATGACCTTTCATCTTTGCGTCAGGAACATAAGAGCTTAGAGATACAATTGAGTTTGATGAAGGATCATATGGAGTCTCAAAAGACAGATGGCTTACCCAAACTTGGAGATTTATTGGAAACTGAAAGAAAGAAGTATTTGACATTGATGGAAAATTTCGAAAAGGAGAAACGAGATACTGCTGAATTGAAAGATACCCTGAAGAAGCTTCAGATGGAGAAGAGTAGATTCGAAAAGCAACTGGAAGTAGAGGTGGAAGAGAAAGAGAAGTTGATAAGTAGTCTGGCACTGATAGAAGGAATTAAGGACCATCTTCAAACTGATGTAAGAAGAACCAAAGAAGAACTGAGAGCACGAGAGGAGGAATGTGACTGGCTACAGAAGAATATCAAGACTATGTTAGATGCAGACAGcaggagacaggaacagagaACCAGCGAACATAACGAGCTTAAAGCATTGAGAAGAGAAATTAACAACACCAGAAAAGTCATG ATGGATTTAGAGGCTGATATGAAACAGTCAAAAAGAGAACTGACAGAATCCCTTCAACGTGAAATGAAATTGGCTGAAGCCTTGGAGAATCTCAAGGGAAGAGAAACTGATCTTCTCAAAAAATTATCTGCTgctaaagaagaagaaaagaagttAAAGGAAACGATCCTTGAATTACAACTGGATTTGAGAACTTCTACTAGAGCAGAATTGGAAGCTGCCAGTGAATTGAAGAGTAGATTTATGAATGACAAGAATGTTCCCGCAAAATACATACAAGAGATTCAG GAACTAAGGGAAATCAATGCAAAATACATAAACGAGAATGGAGTATACCAGGAGAAGCTCACGAAAGCACGGGAGGAGAAGGAACAACTAAATAAAAGG TTAGAGTATTTCTTTGGAAAGTACATACGAGCCGAAAGCAAACGCAACGCTTTAAGGTATCAGAAGCGTTACTTGTTGATCATAATCGGAGGATATCAACTGTCAGAAGAGAACACGCTAAGTGTTCTTGCTCAATTGACTCGCGAACAACGATCTTACGCTGTCAAGAATTACAACAAAAAGACACCCAAAGTACGATTTAAGAGTGCAGTGCTGGTCTTCATTAGCATACACCGGATGAAGCGACTGATTTTAAGATGGAGCATTGGAAAACGGATAGGAGTGAAGACGTTGCTCCATAATCCTGATCAGGCATTTGTATCGGTGCCAAAAGTTGCTACGAATCATTCACCTCCTGTTAGAGAAAGGCGTACAACAAA TGGAGACAGTGGTTTTGATGGATTCGCGCTTGAACAGTATTATCAACGATTAAAGAACATTCAACAGACATTAGGTTTAGCGATGGCAGAATCTGGAAGTCGTCCGATTATTCCGGAATAG